The DNA window AAGCGATCGAACAGCACCTCGAACGCGATCTGCCCCTCCAGCCGCGCCAGTGGCGCCCCCAGGCAGAGGTGGATTCCCCGGCCGAACGCCACGTGCCGGCCTGCATCGGGTCGCGTGATGTCGAAGGCCTCCGGGTGATCGAACCGCGCCGGGTCGTGGCTCGCCGCCGCGAGCCCGCACATCACCCGGCTCCCTTTCGGGATCACCGTCCCGGCGATCTCCACGTCCTCCTTCGCGATCCGCCCGGACACCGTGTCGACCGGCCCCCAGAACCGCAGCGTCTCCTCCACCACGCCGCGCGACAGCGAGGGCGACGCCTTGAACCGCTCGAGCTGCTCGGGGTGCGTCAGCAGCGCGAACACCCCGTTCCCGATCAGGTTCACCGTCGTCACGTGCCCCGCCACGTAGATCAAGAAGACCATCGACAAAAGCTCGTCCTCGCTGAGCGCATCCCCCTCCTCCTTCGCGTGCACCATGCGGCTGATCAGATCCTCCGCCGGCCGGTCGCGCCGCTCGACGAAGAGCGCGCGCAGGTACGTCGAGAACTCCTGGAGCTTCCCCAGCGCCGCCTTGTCGAGCCCCCGGCTCCCCCGGTTGATCAGCAGATCCTCCGTCCAGTGACGCACCCGATCCCGATCCGCCTCGGGGATCCCCAGCAGCTCGCTGATCACCGTCACCGGCAGCGGGTACGCGAACGCCTCGACGAGATCCATCCGGCGCTCTCCCGCCTTCTCCCCGCGCGCCGCCGCCGCCGCCTCCGCCTGGTCCAGGAGCCCCTGTGCGAGCTGCACGATCCGCGGGCGCAGCGCCTCCATCGCTTGCGCCGTGAAGCTCGGCTGCACCAGCTTCCGCAGCCGCGTGTGGTCCGGCGCGTCGGTCGTGAGCAAGCTGTCCCGCAGCGGCTTCAGCTCCTCGGCGACCACCGGCTCCTCCGCCAGCTCCTCGGCCGACTTCAGCGCGTGCGGGCACGACGAGAACCGCTCGTCGCGCAGCGCCTCGAACACCTCCGCATACCGGCTCAGGAAGAACACCTCCTTGCCGTAGATCTCCTGGAACGCCGTGCGCCCCTCCGGGTTCTCTTCCTCGTCCGATCCCGTGCTGACCGGGATCGCCACCCGCACCACCGGCCCCTTCTCCCGCAGCGCCTCGTACGCCTCGTACGCCCCTCCCAGGAACTCCGGATCGCCCACGTTCAGCACCGGGATCGACTCACCGCCCTGCGCGTCACGCCTCGACACATCCTCCGTCACGGCACGC is part of the Chondromyces crocatus genome and encodes:
- a CDS encoding cytochrome P450 family protein, producing METRASQEQPRALRAVTEDVSRRDAQGGESIPVLNVGDPEFLGGAYEAYEALREKGPVVRVAIPVSTGSDEEENPEGRTAFQEIYGKEVFFLSRYAEVFEALRDERFSSCPHALKSAEELAEEPVVAEELKPLRDSLLTTDAPDHTRLRKLVQPSFTAQAMEALRPRIVQLAQGLLDQAEAAAAARGEKAGERRMDLVEAFAYPLPVTVISELLGIPEADRDRVRHWTEDLLINRGSRGLDKAALGKLQEFSTYLRALFVERRDRPAEDLISRMVHAKEEGDALSEDELLSMVFLIYVAGHVTTVNLIGNGVFALLTHPEQLERFKASPSLSRGVVEETLRFWGPVDTVSGRIAKEDVEIAGTVIPKGSRVMCGLAAASHDPARFDHPEAFDITRPDAGRHVAFGRGIHLCLGAPLARLEGQIAFEVLFDRFPSLRLSRPAEEMSWGHKVLRGFDEIPVLF